GCTCGCCGCCTTCGTGGTCGACCACCCGCACCGGACCCTTGACCTGGTACGGGCCGTTGTCCACGGCCTTGATCACGACCACCGGCTGCTCGGCCATCAGCCCGCGATCTCGTAACCGGCGTCGCCGACGGCCCGGCGGACGGCCTCGGTGTCGACCGCCGATTCGCCGGTCACCGTCAGCTCCCCGCTGCTGATGTCCACGTCGACGTCGCTCACCCCGGCCACCCCGGTGACCGCGTTGGTCACCTTGGTCATGCATCCCGAGCAGGTCATCCCCTTGACCACGAAGGTCGCCTGCGCCATCGTCCGCTCCTCTCATCGGTGAACCATACCAACCATACCCCCGTAGGGTATCTGGAGCGTACGCGATCCGGCGACCGGGCACAAACCCGGTCCCGATCACTCCGATGTGGATGGTCAGGCGGCGCGCAGGACCGCGACCGGGCAGGGCGCGCGGTTGACCACCGCGTGGCTCACCGAACCGAGGAAGCTGCGCCGGAACCGCCCCCGGCCGTGGCTGCCCACGACCAGCAGGCTCGCGCCCTCCGCCTCCCGCAGCAGCGCCTCGGTGGGCTTCTCCGGCGTGACCACGCGCCGGACCACCACGTCCGGGTACTGCTCGACCCAGCCCGCCACCGATTCCGCGAGCACCTCCGCGGCCTCCTCGTGGACCTCCGCCCACGCCAGCTCCCAGTGCGACACCCACTGGAACGGGTCCAGCGGCAGATCGCTCCAGGCGTGCGCGGTGACCAGCTCGCAGCGGTTCCGGGACGCGAAGTCGAAGGCGAAGCCGATCGCGGCCCGGCTGGTGGCCGAACCGTCCACGCCCACCACGACCGGCCCCGAACCCGGCTGGTCGGCACCGCCCCGGACCACCACCACCGGCGCGCCGCCGCGCCTGGCCAGCAGTTCCGCCGAGGTCGCGCCGATCCCGGCCGACGGCTCCAGCCGCGGCCCGCCGAGCACCAGCAGATCGGCGTCCGCGGCCATCGCGGCGAGCACCTCGGCCGGGTCGCCGAACGGCAGTTCGCTGCGCACCGGCAGGTCGGCGTCGATCCGGCGGCACTCCTCGACGAGCTGGGCGAGCTCGCGCCGCAACGCCTGCTGCAGCGGCTCGGCCACGTCGCCCTCCCCCGGCACCCGGATGGTCGTGTGCTCCTCGAAGGGCCAGGTGAGCGCGTGCACCAGCAGCAGCGGACGACCGCGCCCGGCCGCTTCCCGCGCCGCCCACCGCACCGCTCGCCTGGACGATTCCGCCAGGTCGAACCCGACCACGACCGCTTTCTCGGACATGCCTCCCCCTCCGCCGGTCCCGGCTCCAGGTTGCGCCATCGCGGCGCCCGGCGGTCAGGGCACTTCGTCATCGCCCCGCCGGACAGTGACCATCGGCTCTACCTCGCCGCCCGAGCCCGCCGACAGGCTGGAGGAGCAGCGGGCGACGGAGGGGCCACGATGAACACGACCATCACGCCAGTGGGCAGCCTGACCGCCGGAGAGGTCCGCGAGGTCCTGACCGCGGCCACCTCCGCACCGTCGCTGCACAACACCCAGCCCTGGCGCTTCCACTGCACGCCCGGTGCGATCGAGCTGCACGCCGACACCTCGCGAGCCCTGGAGGCCGCCGACCCGGAGCACCGCGAGCTCGTGCTGGCCTGCGGTGCGGCGCTGCTGAACCTGCGCCTGGCCATCCGCGCCAGCGGGACCGTCCCGGACGTCCGGACGCTGCCCGAACCCGGTCGGCCGAGCCTGCTGGCGACCGTGCGCCCGGCCGCGCGGCGACCCGCCACCCCGGCCGAGCAGGAGCTGGCCGCGGCGATCCCGCGGCGGCGGACCAACCGCAGGCCCTTCCACCACGACCCGGTTCCCGCCGTGCTGCAGGCGTCGCTGCGGCAGGCCGCCGAGACCGAGCGAGGCTGGCTCGCCGTCCTGGACCCCCCGCAGCGCCTGGTGCTGTGCGGGCTGAGCAGGCGAGCGCACCAGGAACAGCTCGACGACCCGGAGTTCGTGGCCGAGTGGCAGCGCTGGACCGGGCGCGCCGGTGACGTCGGCGAAGGCGTCCCGGTGCGCAGCAGCGGTCCGGTCCCGGAGCCGCAGGACGAGTTCGTGCTGCGCGACTTCGGTGCCGGCGGCGCGCGCACCCGCGTGACCGGCAAGGACTTCGAACCCGAGCCGCTGATCTGCGTGCTCGGCTCCTTCCAGGACTCCCGGCACGCGCAGCTGCAAGCGGGCATGGCCATGCAGCGGGTGCTGCTGACGGCGACGGCGAACGGGCTGGCCAGCTCGTTCCTCTCCCAGGTGGTGGAGGTCGCCGACACCCGCCGGGAGCTGCGCGCGCTCATCGGCGGCGGCCTGTGGCCGCAGATCGTGCTGCGCGTCGGCTACGGCTCCCCCGTGCCGGCCACGCCGCGGCGCCCCCTCGAAGACGTCGTGACCGGCGAACTGGAGCCGAACCGCAGCAGCTGACCGGCCGCGCAACCGTCCTATGTGGACCCCCGGAGCCGCGGGTCCACCCGTGCTGGCGAGCAGCGGGACATCACTGGTAGCTTCTTTAAGTCAGTCAGCTGAATTAAAAGGTCGATCGCCACCGTGAGAAAGGCCGGCATGCCGACGCTCCCGCCGCGGATCCCCGACGTCCTCGACTTCGACCCCGACGCCCTGCGCGAGCGGTACCGGGCGGAACGCCTGCGCCGGATCCGCCCCGACGGCAACGAGCAGTACCAGCGCGCCGAAGGCCGGTTCGGCTACTACGCCGACGACCCGTACGCGGAACCGGGATTCACCAGGGAACCGGTCCGCGACCGGGTGGACGCCCTGGTGGTCGGTGGCGGCTTCGGCGGGCTGCTGGCCGCGGCGCGGCTGCGCCAGGCCGGGCTGGAGCGGATCCGGATCGTGGAGAAGGGCGCCGACTTCGGCGGCACCTGGTACTGGAACCGCTACCCGGGCGTGCACTGCGACATCGAGTCCTACGTCTACCTCCCGCTGCTGGAGGAGGTCGGGCACGTACCGGAGTGGAAGTACTCGCCGGGCGAGGAGATCCGCCGGCACGCGGTGGCGATCGGCCGCACCTTCGACCTCTACCGCGACGCCTGCTTCCAGACCGCGGTGCGCGAGCTGCGCTGGGACGACGGCGAG
This portion of the Saccharopolyspora antimicrobica genome encodes:
- a CDS encoding universal stress protein, which translates into the protein MSEKAVVVGFDLAESSRRAVRWAAREAAGRGRPLLLVHALTWPFEEHTTIRVPGEGDVAEPLQQALRRELAQLVEECRRIDADLPVRSELPFGDPAEVLAAMAADADLLVLGGPRLEPSAGIGATSAELLARRGGAPVVVVRGGADQPGSGPVVVGVDGSATSRAAIGFAFDFASRNRCELVTAHAWSDLPLDPFQWVSHWELAWAEVHEEAAEVLAESVAGWVEQYPDVVVRRVVTPEKPTEALLREAEGASLLVVGSHGRGRFRRSFLGSVSHAVVNRAPCPVAVLRAA
- a CDS encoding Acg family FMN-binding oxidoreductase, with the translated sequence MNTTITPVGSLTAGEVREVLTAATSAPSLHNTQPWRFHCTPGAIELHADTSRALEAADPEHRELVLACGAALLNLRLAIRASGTVPDVRTLPEPGRPSLLATVRPAARRPATPAEQELAAAIPRRRTNRRPFHHDPVPAVLQASLRQAAETERGWLAVLDPPQRLVLCGLSRRAHQEQLDDPEFVAEWQRWTGRAGDVGEGVPVRSSGPVPEPQDEFVLRDFGAGGARTRVTGKDFEPEPLICVLGSFQDSRHAQLQAGMAMQRVLLTATANGLASSFLSQVVEVADTRRELRALIGGGLWPQIVLRVGYGSPVPATPRRPLEDVVTGELEPNRSS
- a CDS encoding heavy-metal-associated domain-containing protein is translated as MAQATFVVKGMTCSGCMTKVTNAVTGVAGVSDVDVDISSGELTVTGESAVDTEAVRRAVGDAGYEIAG